The following proteins come from a genomic window of Trifolium pratense cultivar HEN17-A07 linkage group LG4, ARS_RC_1.1, whole genome shotgun sequence:
- the LOC123920234 gene encoding DNA repair protein RAD51 homolog 3 encodes MEIGMLPISASKRGKLLAAGYTTLHSIATTSITHLATDIEVSESEALEILNFATRNSALERSSGSNTNVIQGGQTAWDMLNEERFSSSITTSCADLDNILGGGINCKEVTEIGGVPGIGKTQIGIQLAVNVQIPLDYGGLGGKAIYIDTEGSFMVERVLQIAEACIEDMSEYSHHFHKDNQAYGVKMHPNSILENIFYFRVCSYTEQIALVNYLDKFVTEHKDVKIIIIDSVTFHFRQDFEDMALRTRLLGEMSLKLMKLAKNFSLAVVMLNQVTTKHVEGSFQLTLALGDSWSHSCTNRIILYWNGDERHAYIDKSPSLKSASAPYSVTSRGIRNSTSSSKRIKMV; translated from the exons ATGGAAATTGGTATGCTACCAATCTCTGCATCAAAGAGAGGAAAACTCTTAGCTGCTGGTTACACCACACTTCACTCCATTGCCACCACTTCCATCACTCACCTTGCCACAG ATATAGAAGTTTCTGAGAGTGAAGCTTTGGAAATTCTGAATTTTGCTACAAGAAACAGTGCTTTGGAAAGATCAAGTGGGAGTAACACTAATGTTATTCAAG GTGGTCAGACTGCTTGGGATATGCTCAATGAGGAAAGGTTTTCTTCTTCCATTACCACTTCTTGTGCTGATCTAGATAACATCCTTGGTGGAGGCATTAATTGCAAAGAAGTCACTGAAATTG GTGGAGTTCCGGGCATCGGCAAAACACAAATAGG GATTCAACTTGCAGTAAATGTCCAGATTCCTCTAGACTATGGTGGCCTAGGTGGGAAGGCAATATACATTG ATACAGAAGGAAGCTTTATGGTCGAACGTGTTCTTCAAATTGCTGAAGCATGCATAGAAGATATGTCAGAATATAGCCACCACTTCCACAAGGATAATCAAGCTTATGGAGTTAAAATGCACCCAAATAGTATCTTGGAAAATATATTCTATTTCCGTGTTTGCAGCTATACTGAACAAATTGCTTTGGTAAATTACTTGGACAAATTCGTCACGGAGCATAAAGAT GTGAAGATCATCATTATTGACAGTGTTACTTTCCACTTCCGCCAAGACTTTGAAGATATGGCTCTTCGGACTCGATTACTTGGTGAAATGTCTTTAAAGTTGATGAAACTTGCAAAAAATTTCTCTTTGGCT GTTGTTATGTTGAATCAAGTTACAACCAAGCATGTTGAAGGTTCATTTCAGTTGACACTTGCCCTAG GTGATAGCTGGTCGCATTCATGCACGAACCGGATCATCTTATATTGGAATGGCGATGAACGACATGCATACATTGACAAGTCTCCTTCTCTTAAATCAGCTTCAGCACCATATTCTGTGACTTCTAGAGGGATACGTAATTCTACTTCAAGTAGTAAAAGAATCAAGATGGTGTGA
- the LOC123920236 gene encoding F-box/kelch-repeat protein At3g06240-like: protein MEKSMGATNAKVINHIPEDLAFSILSKLPLKSLKRFGCVRRSWALLFENLHFLNMYRNYFISNNHSYYDGTSILLNQTNNPLSGEAFHSTLYLLSGERFENMVKLDWPPPFHEDDSFIEILSKTSVNGTLCLAQKNGMDLKCLFWNPTTDEFKIIPSSPFLYQSPYMEPTVNFNGFGYDHVRDDYKVLRWLCFFNITDVEVPWEDYLDVDAMWEIYSLRSNSWTKLDIEMPTSASNEKLHVDGVCHWWSINDDINCYDSPPRLVSFDLCNEVFLTTHLSSDMIDPLNILHLTLLNGFIAFIIYDQTTTFHIRILGELGVKESWTKVFILEPLPSIEHPIGAGRKGEIFFRKDDDELVWFDLSTQMIEELGVKGREHCCHIVIYKDSLLPIGGF, encoded by the coding sequence ATGGAGAAATCTATGGGTGCCACAAATGCAAAGGTAATCAACCATATACCAGAAGATCTTGCCTTCTCTATCCTGTCAAAATTGCCTCTAAAATCTTTGAAGCGATTTGGATGCGTACGTAGATCATGGGCTCTCTTGTTTGAAAACCTTCATTTCCTGAATATGTATCGCAACTACTTCATTTCTAATAATCATTCTTATTACGATGGTACTTCTATCCTCTTAAACCAGACAAATAATCCTTTGTCTGGAGAAGCATTTCACTCTACGTTGTATTTACTTTCCGGTGAGAGGTTTGAGAATATGGTCAAATTGGATTGGCCACCTCCATTTCATGAGGATGatagttttattgaaattttgagTAAAACTAGTGTAAATGGGACTCTTTGTCTTGCACAAAAGAATGGAATGGACCTAAAATGTTTATTTTGGAATCCTACTACAGATGAATTCAAGATCATTCCATCCAGCCCTTTCTTGTACCAATCACCTTATATGGAACCTACAGTGAATTTTAATGGTTTTGGTTATGATCATGTTAGAGATGATTATAAGGTGCTTCGGTGGTTATGTTTCTTTAACATAACCGATGTAGAAGTGCCATGGGAGGACTATTTAGATGTCGACGCCATGTGGGAGATATATAGTCTAAGAAGTAATTCTTGGACGAAACTTGATATTGAAATGCCTACTAGTGCTTCAAATGAGAAATTGCATGTGGATGGTGTGTGTCATTGGTGGAGTATAAATGATGACATAAATTGTTATGATTCGCCACCACGCTTGGTATCATTTGACTTATGCAATGAGGTTTTCCTTACAACACATCTGTCCTCAGACATGATTGAtcctttaaatattttgcaTTTGACATTGTTAAATGGGTTCATTGCTTTCATAATATATGATCAAACAACTACTTTTCACATAAGAATTTTGGGTGAGCTTGGTGTGAAAGAATCATGGACTAAAGTCTTCATTCTTGAGCCCTTACCTTCCATTGAACATCCTATTGGAGCAGGGCGGAAAGGTGAGATATTCTTTAGAAAAGATGATGATGAACTAGTCTGGTTTGATTTGAGTACCCAAATGATTGAAGAGCTTGGTGTTAAAGGACGCGAGCATTGTTGCCATATAGTAATTTATAAGGATAGTCTTCTCCCGATCGGAGGTTTTTGA
- the LOC123920238 gene encoding extracellular ribonuclease LE-like, giving the protein MLQYFLIFSFLLISTNAAYDYYKLSQQWPPTFCAVNKCKPQYTKLSKFTIHGLWPSNYTGARPIVCKIGSVSMVPLTQIPTTLNSALASNWPNLLSKPDYEFWTHEWEKHGRCSSLPNSPLDYFRLALSIQSKHNLWNILTAATFVPNRTYPKNLYNMTIFQSTGAYPELSCLQDRKNNYHLLEMRLCLDHSGASYINCTDPSNTCGTNINWPL; this is encoded by the exons ATGTTGCAATATTTCTTAATCTTTTCATTTTTGCTCATTTCAACCAATGCTGCGTATGATTATTATAAGCTGTCACAACAGTGGCCGCCAACATTCTGTGCAGTAAATAAATGTAAACCTCAGTATACAAAGTTAAGCAAATTTACTATACATGGGTTGTGGCCCTCAAATTATACTGGAGCTCGTCCAATAGTTTGCAAAATTGGCAGTGTGTCAATGGTACCACTG ACTCAAATTCCCACTACTTTGAACTCTGCACTTGCTTCAAATTGGCCCAATTTATTAAGCAAGCCAGACTATGAATTTTGGACACATGAATGGGAGAAGCATGGCAGATGTTCATCACTTCCAAACAGCCCATTGGATTATTTCCGACTTGCTTTGAGTATTCAGAGCAAGCACAATCTATGGAATATCCTTACAGCAGCCACATTTGTCCCCAATAGAACTTATCCAAAAAATCTGTATaatatgacaatatttcaaAGTACTGGTGCATATCCTGAACTTAGTTGTTTGCAAGATCGAAAAAACAATTACCATCTTTTAGAGATGAGACTCTGCTTAGACCACAGTGGAGCTTCTTACATAAATTGCACTGATCCTTCGAATACTTGTGGCACAAATATAAATTGGCCACTTTAA
- the LOC123922073 gene encoding glycine-rich protein 5-like, translated as MDDGCPCTTCTVSHASDNNTAVVLLITSTSFSLRNAHDKQIATNLRQKLGGFTSGGFGGGGGVVSGSSGAALKLTVGGFGGNSSGGGFGDGRGVGGFVDGGGLEGGHKVVYKNTTYI; from the coding sequence ATGGATGATGGGTGTCCATGCACTACTTGTACTGTGTCACATGCGTCTGATAACAACACAGCTGTAGTACTCCTAATTACCTCCACTTCCTTCTCTCTAAGGAACGCACATGACAAACAAATTGCAACTAATTTGAGACAAAAATTAGGCGGTTTTACATCAGGTGGTTTCGGAGGTGGAGGAGGCGTAGTGAGTGGTAGTTCCGGCGCAGCTTTGAAGCTCACAGTTGGTGGTTTTGGTGGCAACAGCAGTGGAGGTGGCTTTGGTGACGGTCGTGGTGTAGGTGGTTTTGTCGACGGCGGTGGATTGGAAGGTGGACACAAAGTTGTGTATAAGAACACTACATATATATAA